From a region of the Nitrospirota bacterium genome:
- a CDS encoding efflux RND transporter periplasmic adaptor subunit, whose translation MIPPSSSAMHNGQVARRGWIALVATLLLVGCGDQGGEPKTVSPNAAKPGHSGPHLIQAPPSIHGQIRTEAAAIRPIPEMVTAPGEVALDLKQVAKVTSRIEGQVEQVHVQLGDRVRSGQPLVAIGGPRLDELVQEYLVSKAQADVAENSFQRTQKLWAEQIVTERRLVEERGHFLETKARYQHAREKLLNMGMAAGELQQLERDHHVEGHRYTIKSPIAGTVVAQHIVLGQGVSSGIELFEIVDTSRVWIFASLAIEQARRFTVGDTAMIVPKGAEPITAPLTYISPLADEKTRTVRVRFEVANQDGRLKPQEYVEVRLAVPAAPTLAVPAAAVTLLDQTRGVFVQREAGYLFTPVEVGREGEGWVEIRSGLTAGDRVVTDGVFDLKNVLLKDRIQSGEGG comes from the coding sequence ATGATCCCGCCAAGCAGCAGCGCCATGCACAACGGCCAGGTTGCACGGAGAGGATGGATCGCCTTGGTGGCAACTCTGCTGCTGGTCGGTTGCGGAGACCAGGGCGGCGAGCCAAAAACGGTTTCCCCCAATGCGGCCAAGCCAGGGCATTCGGGTCCGCACCTGATCCAGGCTCCCCCGTCGATTCATGGCCAGATACGGACGGAGGCTGCCGCTATACGCCCGATTCCCGAGATGGTCACCGCACCGGGCGAAGTGGCGCTCGACCTGAAGCAGGTGGCGAAAGTGACCTCGCGGATCGAAGGCCAAGTGGAACAGGTGCACGTACAACTGGGCGACCGCGTCCGCAGCGGGCAGCCGCTGGTCGCCATCGGAGGACCGAGGCTGGATGAACTGGTCCAAGAGTATCTTGTGTCCAAAGCGCAAGCCGACGTGGCCGAGAACAGTTTCCAACGGACCCAGAAACTGTGGGCCGAACAGATCGTCACGGAACGTCGGCTGGTCGAAGAGCGGGGCCACTTTCTTGAAACCAAGGCCCGCTATCAGCATGCCCGCGAGAAGCTGCTGAACATGGGAATGGCAGCCGGAGAGTTGCAACAACTCGAGCGGGACCACCATGTGGAGGGGCATCGCTATACCATCAAGTCGCCGATCGCCGGCACCGTGGTTGCGCAACATATCGTGCTCGGACAAGGGGTGTCATCGGGCATTGAATTATTTGAGATCGTCGACACAAGCCGTGTTTGGATCTTCGCCAGCCTGGCGATCGAACAGGCGCGCCGGTTCACAGTAGGAGACACCGCCATGATCGTGCCCAAGGGCGCCGAGCCGATCACCGCGCCACTCACCTACATCTCGCCCCTCGCCGACGAGAAAACACGGACGGTCCGTGTGCGGTTCGAAGTGGCCAACCAGGACGGCCGTCTCAAGCCGCAGGAATATGTGGAAGTCCGGCTGGCCGTACCGGCCGCCCCCACGCTGGCCGTGCCGGCGGCGGCCGTGACGTTGCTCGATCAGACCCGTGGGGTCTTCGTCCAGCGTGAAGCCGGCTACCTCTTCACGCCGGTCGAGGTGGGTCGCGAAGGGGAAGGGTGGGTCGAAATCAGAAGCGGTCTGACCGCCGGGGACCGGGTCGTCACCGACGGTGTCTTCGATCTCAAGAATGTGCTGCTGAAAGATCGCATCCAGTCGGGCGAAGGAGGGTGA